Proteins encoded in a region of the Roseateles sp. SL47 genome:
- a CDS encoding branched-chain amino acid ABC transporter permease yields MDGTIAGILMLDGLTNGAIYALLALALVLVFAVTRVIFIPQGEFVAFGALTLAGLQLGRTPLTIHFLLALTALATVLDLVAVVRSGAPVGGRLRAPLLRALPPLLIGLAALWLAPMQLPLLAQVLLTLAIVTPMGGLLYRLAYQSLADASVLVLLIVSVGVHFALTGLGLVFFGAEGSRNPSFWETTLSAGPLILSGQAMIIIGASGALILALWLFFEKSLQGKALRATAVNRLGARLMGISSASAGRLSFTLAAFIGALSGLLISPTTTIFYDSGFLIGLKGFVAAVFAGLASYPGAAIGALAVGLIESFSSFWASAFKEVIVFTTILPVLLWRSWRDPHHEEH; encoded by the coding sequence GTGGACGGGACGATTGCGGGCATCCTCATGTTGGACGGGCTCACCAACGGCGCCATCTATGCGCTGCTGGCACTGGCGCTGGTCCTGGTCTTCGCGGTCACCCGCGTCATCTTCATTCCCCAGGGTGAATTCGTCGCCTTCGGTGCGCTCACGCTGGCCGGCCTTCAGTTGGGGCGCACGCCGCTGACCATCCATTTCCTGCTCGCGCTGACTGCGCTGGCCACGGTGCTGGACCTGGTGGCGGTGGTGCGTAGTGGTGCTCCGGTGGGAGGTCGCCTGCGCGCACCGCTGTTGCGTGCGCTGCCACCGCTGCTCATTGGCCTGGCCGCGTTGTGGCTGGCGCCGATGCAGTTGCCGCTGCTGGCGCAGGTGCTGCTCACCCTGGCCATCGTCACGCCGATGGGCGGCCTGCTGTATCGACTGGCCTATCAGTCATTGGCGGATGCGTCGGTGCTTGTGCTGTTGATTGTCTCAGTGGGGGTGCATTTCGCGCTGACCGGGCTGGGTCTGGTGTTCTTTGGCGCTGAAGGCTCGCGCAACCCGAGCTTCTGGGAGACCACGCTGTCGGCCGGCCCGCTGATCCTCTCCGGCCAGGCCATGATCATCATTGGTGCCTCGGGCGCGCTGATCCTGGCGCTCTGGCTGTTCTTCGAGAAGAGTCTGCAGGGCAAGGCCTTGCGGGCCACAGCGGTGAATCGTCTTGGCGCGCGGCTGATGGGCATCTCCAGCGCCTCGGCCGGCCGCCTGTCCTTCACCCTGGCCGCCTTCATCGGCGCACTCTCGGGGCTGCTGATCAGCCCCACCACCACCATCTTCTACGACAGCGGCTTCCTCATCGGCCTGAAGGGCTTCGTCGCCGCAGTGTTTGCCGGGCTCGCCAGTTATCCCGGTGCGGCGATCGGGGCGCTGGCCGTGGGGCTGATCGAATCCTTCAGTTCCTTCTGGGCCAGCGCTTTCAAGGAGGTCATTGTCTTCACCACCATCCTGCCGGTGCTGTTGTGGCGCAGCTGGCGTGATCCGCATCATGAAGAACATTGA